A stretch of DNA from Telopea speciosissima isolate NSW1024214 ecotype Mountain lineage chromosome 5, Tspe_v1, whole genome shotgun sequence:
TCACATGGACCCATCCATGTACTGCCACGTGGCAGATGGTGATGTATTTTGCTTCACTAGGCCATGGTGAAGTGTAGGTTTTCCACAAAATTAAATGAGGGGGCTAAAGGAAACtgataaaacattaaaacaGAAGTACAGTAGACATGGACTTGCCAATTGATTGAACTGGAAAAATAAGAACGTATCCTCTGAATTAAATGGATATCCTATTAACTGATTGTTCCATTTAGTTATCATAGAAATTGCCTAAAACTGCAGTAACTTAAATGGATCAGATGGTATGGCCATCAACTAGGTTGCCCGAACCTAGTTTATTTAGATTTCTgtcctttttctttaaatttaaaaagaaaggtGATAGAGAGAGGTTTTTGATTAAGGGTGTTTTAGTAACTGTCTGTTTAAGGAAGCCCCACAAAATTGTCTAGAACATTCTTTGGGAAATTTCATAAGCTGTGTAAATATATTATTTTGGAAGTAGTCAACGTTGTAAATTTACCACAGCTTAATGTGGTTACAAGTATAAACACATTTCCACAAATACTGTCTATTAATCTAGGAGAAGTTAAAGACGAATGTCTTAATTTTTAGCTTGTTTCATTGCCTTTTTGGATAATTCATTTTAGTTTGGACCTTGTTGTGAAGGGAAATGTTGTTCATTTCTGTCTTCCCTACACTAATGCCGTgctgaatttattattttttccttaaGATCTCAAATCTATTTGCCCTTGCCAGTTGCTTGAAGACCATTAACAGCAAAAAATATGGGGTTGATCTGGTTTGCTTCACTTCTCATCCAACAACAGTCATATACTCCTCAAAAAATGGCTGGGATGGTAGGATTTTGATAAGATTATTTGTATTATCATATAATttattttgatgatttgatccatttatttttttgatcaaTTGATTCAGAATCTCTGCGGCTTCTGTCCTTACATGATAATAAGTACTTGCGGTACTTTAAAGGCCACCATGACAGGTATTGCTTCGCAACACTATTGGTTGCTCTTCACTCTCTAGATGGGCGATTGTATTTAGTTCCTAATGATGTAGTATGCAATAACAGTTAGATTTTGTTTCAATATTTTATCCTAGGGTTGTGTCACTCAGCCTGTGCTTTCGAAAGGAGTGCTTTATCTCCGGATCTCTGGATCGAACTGTTCTACTTTGGGATCAACGAGCTGAGAAGTGTCAGGTGGGTGTCCTGGCATGCCATAGTCATTTTAGAAATATATTCTTTTAAGGTAGATCAATGATTATATTTTCTGTACTTCAGGGCCTTCTACGTGTACAAGGAAGGCCTGCAATTGCTTATGATGAACAAGGACTGGTTTTTGCAATTGCCTTTGGAGGATATGTAAGAGTGTTTGATGCTCGGAAATATGAGAAGGTCAGTAGGTTCAAATGTTCATTGCCTATTCTTGTCAATTATTTGCACATGCTAATTTTGAAAATGTCCATTTTTCATAGGGTCCTTTTGACATCTTTTCTGTTGGGGGAGATATATCTGATGCCAATGTAGTAAAATTCAGTAATGATGGGAGGCTCATGCTTGTGACCACTATGGATGGGCATATTCATGTACTTGATTCATTCCGTGGCACACTTGTAAGTCCTTGTTCTTgctttcaactttcaacaaaTCCCGCATCCCCCAAATGGCTAGTTTGCTTGCTGTAGCAGGACTTCATTActtctctttaatttatttttatggttaaaaaaaagtcccccccccccccccccaaaaaaaataaaaaatattcttGCCATGGATTTATGCTGACTTTCTTTCTGCAACTATTATTTAGTTATCCACGTACAATGTCAAGCCAGTTTCAAGTGATTCCACGTTGGAGGCATCTTTCAGTCCTGAAGGGACGTTTGTGATATCAGGTACCATATCAAatttataatctttttttttttttttggggtggggggggtggaGGGTTTGTTTTCGAGAGGTCCTGAACATTTTGCATTATGTCGTTTTGGAGGTATTGTATTGTGAACACATCAGAAGTATTAAAGAGTGCAATTCTTGACCCATCCTCCAAATGCTTTCCCATTTTCTCTGGGTTCCATGTGCTGTACATTATCCTATCTTGTTAATGGGTCACTGCTGTAAGCTCATGGTTGCAGGAAAGCGTCCTGTTCCAGTTCATGAACAACTTTCCTAGTGTTCCATATTAAGTTTGGCTTATGTCAACCTGGCTAGTAAtcatatcaagtttggattgatcATTTACTCAGAGGGGTGAAGGCCAACATGATACTCTGTTACTAGCTGACCAGATCCACTGTCTACCTTATTAGGTTGACCCAACAATATGAGAAAATATCGCACTGCTTGCTGTGTAAAAAAATGTTTCTTGAAATATGATGCCTTAAGATAGCTCCAGATAACTGATTATTGGCATACAATACTTTTAGATTTAGCCTGTGAGATCCACTTGTGAAAATAGACTGAAATGGCGTCCCCGTACCACCTCAGTTTTCTGCAATGGTAAAATAATGTTAAGCTCTTTCATTTGTGAGTGCCTCGAGTTTCTTGCATTTTATTCTCTCGATTGCATGAAGAAGACCTATTTTCTGTTATCAGTTGTATTTTGATTTTTCGTCCTCACTTGTTGGCAGGTTCAGGTGACGGCAGTGTCTATGCCTGGAGTGTCAGAACTGGGAAGGAAGTATGTATAAGAAACACTTCTTGCTGTTGGTTCTGTTTTTCTGATTTTCATCTCTGCTCTTCCATATTGCACTTTTCTATGGCTATGTTTATTTGTCAAGAATGTGAGAAGGTGATGCTAAACTAACTTTttaacatagttgtcaaagtgCTAGGCAAACCAAGGAGttggaggggtgggggggggggtgcaaaAACTAAGGCGACATGAACAAAGCTCCTAGGCGTCCATCCAAAAAAAAGTGCCTGGATGCCTTGGTgacgtcttgacaactatgctttccAAGCATTTGGTTGTTTGGAGAATTTGTACCTTGAAAATTGCCACCTCTCGAACACTCCCTAATGCAGAATAAATCGTGGATATGCTGGTGGTGGGTCAGATTGATGgaagaataggagaagaagagggagaagaaagaagaaaaccagaaaacccTATCGTAGGGAGGAGAAAGAGGGGAGTGAGCAAAAGAGGCAACAGCCTCGGTATTAACTAAATCAACTAATTTCCATTCATCAAATCATGGGATGGCCTTAGGCCTCCATTGCTTTAAATAAAACTGAAAACTAAATCAAGATAGAACTCTACACACGCCAATCAATGGGCTGATGTGGCATTATACTGAATTGATGAAATAATTAGCAAACGATAAAAGCAACCTCTCCCATGCCTGGTCAGCAAAAGGAGGGGACCTGGACACAATTAAAGAAACCCAAACAGACTCTAATACATGACTGGAGTAAATGGTCCTTTGTCCAATCAACTACAAATTCGTAAACTAATCCCACAATCTGTTTGTAAAGAGATGAGAAATCTCTGCACGAGGCTGAAGATAAGGTCCCCATGGTCTCCACAAGTTGCGTACTgataaaattcctaaaatctGGGAATCCTTGGATTGAAAGCctaaaaaggggggagggggtgtgtggtaatttcctagatctacaagataagaaaaagaattacaaaacaagtaggtttaCAAGGCAAAGTCAGTGTAAAACAATGTCAAAACTACTTGTTTTGTCATTAATTTTCGGGAAAGAAATCACTGCCTGGTCGCGTGGCCCTTACACCAGTgcggggaccaatgagagcgtgTGTAGACGCATCAACATAAATGGGATTATTTATGTCATGGGGGGCAGGATGGTAAATTCGTGTGCtcctgtgcctgggtgcaggggccacaTGACCAGGCAGCGTTCT
This window harbors:
- the LOC122662751 gene encoding protein ANTHESIS POMOTING FACTOR 1 isoform X2 is translated as MAGGQPEREDKVSMELTEEIIQSMEVGMAFRDYNGRISSMDFHKATSYLVTASDDESIRLYDVSTASCLKTINSKKYGVDLVCFTSHPTTVIYSSKNGWDESLRLLSLHDNKYLRYFKGHHDRVVSLSLCFRKECFISGSLDRTVLLWDQRAEKCQGLLRVQGRPAIAYDEQGLVFAIAFGGYVRVFDARKYEKGPFDIFSVGGDISDANVVKFSNDGRLMLVTTMDGHIHVLDSFRGTLLSTYNVKPVSSDSTLEASFSPEGTFVISGSGDGSVYAWSVRTGKEVASWMSSEVEPPVIKWAPGSLMFVTGSSELSFWIPDLSKLGSYVGTK
- the LOC122662751 gene encoding protein ANTHESIS POMOTING FACTOR 1 isoform X1: MAGGGQPEREDKVSMELTEEIIQSMEVGMAFRDYNGRISSMDFHKATSYLVTASDDESIRLYDVSTASCLKTINSKKYGVDLVCFTSHPTTVIYSSKNGWDESLRLLSLHDNKYLRYFKGHHDRVVSLSLCFRKECFISGSLDRTVLLWDQRAEKCQGLLRVQGRPAIAYDEQGLVFAIAFGGYVRVFDARKYEKGPFDIFSVGGDISDANVVKFSNDGRLMLVTTMDGHIHVLDSFRGTLLSTYNVKPVSSDSTLEASFSPEGTFVISGSGDGSVYAWSVRTGKEVASWMSSEVEPPVIKWAPGSLMFVTGSSELSFWIPDLSKLGSYVGTK